Proteins from one Procambarus clarkii isolate CNS0578487 chromosome 40, FALCON_Pclarkii_2.0, whole genome shotgun sequence genomic window:
- the LOC138372818 gene encoding uncharacterized protein slr1819-like produces the protein MLHPSRSQRRYDLPGASQRRYDLSGASQRRYDLSGASQRRYDLSGASQRRYDLSGASQRRYDLPGASQRRYDLSGASQRRYDLPGASQRRYDLSGASQRRYDLSGASQRRYDLSGASQRRYDLSGASQRRYDLSGASQRRYDLSGASQRRYDLSGASQRRYDLSGASQRRYDLSGASQRRYDLSGASQRRYDLSGASQRRYDLSGASQRRYDLSGASQRRYDLSGASQRRYDLSGASQRRYDLSGASQRRYDLSGASQRRYDLSGASQRRYDLSGASQRRYDLSGASQRRYDLSGASQRRYDLSGASQRRYDLSGASQRRYDLSGASQRRYDLSGASQRRYDLSGASQRRYDLSGASQRRYDLSGASQRRYDLSGASQRRYDLSGASQERHLHSPDAAPPPVQYNHHR, from the coding sequence GTCACAGCGGCGCTACGACCTGCCCGGGGCGTCACAGCGGCGCTACGACCTGTCCGGCGCGTCACAGCGGCGCTACGACCTGTCCGGCGCGTCACAGCGGCGCTACGACCTGTCCGGCGCGTCACAGCGGCGCTACGACCTGTCCGGCGCGTCACAGCGGCGCTACGACCTGCCCGGCGCGTCACAGCGGCGCTACGACCTGTCCGGCGCGTCACAGCGGCGCTACGACCTGCCCGGGGCGTCACAGCGGCGCTACGACCTGTCCGGCGCGTCACAGCGGCGCTACGACCTGTCCGGCGCGTCACAGCGGCGCTACGACCTGTCCGGCGCGTCACAGCGGCGCTACGACCTGTCCGGCGCGTCACAGCGGCGCTACGACCTGTCCGGAGCGTCACAGCGGCGCTACGACCTGTCCGGCGCGTCACAGCGGCGCTACGACCTGTCCGGCGCGTCACAGCGGCGCTACGACCTGTCCGGCGCGTCACAGCGGCGCTACGACCTGTCCGGCGCGTCACAGCGGCGCTACGACCTGTCCGGCGCGTCACAGCGGCGCTACGACCTGTCCGGCGCGTCACAGCGGCGCTACGACCTGTCCGGCGCGTCACAGCGGCGCTACGACCTGTCCGGCGCGTCACAGCGGCGCTACGACCTGTCCGGCGCGTCACAGCGGCGCTACGACCTGTCCGGCGCGTCACAGCGGCGCTACGACCTGTCCGGCGCGTCACAGCGGCGCTACGACCTGTCCGGCGCGTCACAGCGGCGCTACGACCTGTCCGGCGCGTCACAGCGGCGCTACGACCTGTCCGGCGCGTCACAGCGGCGCTACGACCTGTCCGGCGCGTCACAGCGGCGCTACGACCTGTCCGGCGCGTCACAGCGGCGCTACGACCTGTCCGGCGCGTCACAGCGGCGCTACGACCTGTCCGGCGCGTCACAGCGGCGCTACGACCTGTCCGGCGCGTCACAGCGGCGCTACGACCTGTCCGGCGCGTCACAGCGGCGCTACGACCTGTCCGGCGCGTCACAGCGGCGCTACGACCTGTCCGGCGCGTCACAGCGGCGCTACGACCTGTCCGGCGCGTCACAGCGGCGCTACGACCTGTCCGGCGCGTCACAGCGGCGCTACGACCTTTCCGGCGCGTCACAGGAACGTCACCTGCACAGTCCAgacgccgccccccccccagtACAGTATAACCATCACCGCTAA